From Herbiconiux flava, one genomic window encodes:
- a CDS encoding APC family permease codes for MTALERAIAHPAPVPGIGTRSPVDGLERRSVGFVDVLAQSVSAVAPSAAATTIPLLVAVVAGGATLWSLAVAMLIALAVATTVNQFTRRIAATGSLYTYVTRGLGTGAGFVAGIATLIGYGFIAMFSLAGAGYYLSILVGRAWPGATSPLFAIVCIGLMALVVLVVIVRGIRLSTRLTLLIETVSVGIILVLVVTLLVATGPGIDWSAFDVGGSTPATFAVGSVLALTAFVGFESSAALGVEAKRPFAAVPRAIVWTVIASGTLFLVASYSQIVGFSALGLDLVGSGSPVNDLATAYGVEWMGLLLDLSIATSFLACAIASTTALARVLFAMGREGVVPPLVGSAHPRFRTPWVAAAIAVPVVAGVPIAAIALGSGLWETLIVVAAAGYITAYGLVCVAAPVFLRRIGELTAAVAVRSITAAALLGVGLVVYLSVEFAGERWIGAAVFVLLLGAGSVLSMLRRRRHPWLLDTVGVYDVPVASDVLGGGAGDAPGGGPG; via the coding sequence GTGACCGCCCTCGAACGTGCCATCGCGCATCCGGCCCCCGTTCCGGGCATCGGCACGCGCTCACCCGTCGACGGCCTCGAGCGCCGCAGCGTCGGCTTCGTGGACGTGCTGGCCCAGTCGGTGTCGGCGGTGGCGCCCTCGGCGGCGGCCACGACCATCCCGCTGCTGGTGGCCGTCGTGGCCGGCGGGGCGACGCTGTGGTCGCTCGCGGTGGCGATGCTGATCGCCCTCGCGGTGGCCACGACCGTGAACCAGTTCACCCGGCGGATCGCCGCGACCGGCTCCCTCTACACCTACGTCACCCGCGGGCTCGGCACGGGCGCCGGCTTCGTCGCCGGCATCGCGACGCTGATCGGCTACGGCTTCATCGCGATGTTCTCGCTCGCGGGGGCGGGTTACTACCTCTCGATCCTCGTGGGGCGGGCCTGGCCGGGGGCCACCTCGCCGCTGTTCGCGATCGTCTGCATCGGCCTGATGGCGCTGGTCGTGCTCGTGGTGATCGTGCGGGGCATCCGGCTCTCGACCCGGCTGACGCTGCTGATCGAGACGGTGTCGGTCGGCATCATCCTCGTGCTGGTGGTGACCCTGCTGGTCGCCACCGGGCCGGGCATCGACTGGAGCGCCTTCGACGTCGGCGGCTCGACGCCCGCGACCTTCGCCGTGGGCTCGGTGCTGGCGCTGACCGCGTTCGTGGGCTTCGAGAGCTCGGCCGCGCTCGGCGTCGAGGCGAAGCGGCCGTTCGCCGCCGTGCCCCGCGCGATCGTGTGGACGGTGATCGCCTCGGGCACCCTCTTCCTCGTCGCCAGCTACAGCCAGATCGTCGGCTTCTCGGCTCTCGGCCTCGACCTCGTCGGCAGCGGGTCGCCCGTGAACGACCTCGCCACGGCCTACGGGGTCGAGTGGATGGGGCTGCTGCTCGACCTCAGCATCGCCACCTCGTTCCTCGCCTGCGCCATCGCCTCCACGACGGCGCTCGCGCGGGTGCTCTTCGCGATGGGCCGGGAGGGTGTGGTGCCGCCGCTGGTGGGGTCCGCGCATCCGCGATTCAGGACCCCGTGGGTGGCCGCGGCGATCGCCGTGCCCGTGGTGGCCGGGGTGCCGATCGCCGCCATCGCGCTCGGCTCCGGGCTGTGGGAGACGCTGATCGTCGTGGCCGCCGCCGGGTACATCACGGCCTACGGGCTGGTCTGCGTGGCCGCCCCGGTGTTCCTCCGGCGCATCGGCGAGCTGACCGCCGCCGTGGCGGTGCGGTCGATCACGGCGGCCGCGCTGCTCGGGGTGGGCCTCGTGGTCTACCTCTCGGTCGAGTTCGCCGGCGAGCGCTGGATCGGCGCCGCCGTGTTCGTGCTGCTGCTCGGCGCCGGCTCGGTGCTCTCGATGCTGCGGCGCCGGCGGCACCCGTGGCTGCTCGACACGGTCGGCGTGTACGACGTGCCCGTCGCCTCCGACGTGCTGGGCGGCGGGGCCGGCGACGCTCCGGGAGGCGGGCCGGGGTGA
- a CDS encoding helix-turn-helix domain-containing protein: MTEPSRHPLPPPADLRARQPKAVHSALAVLEEAARCGPGVTAQQVSDNLGLPRATTYRLINLLVQDEYLVRMPDLRGFTLGRKVVELAHRVAPSAVPASAAAGVTGAPVLPRAAVRVVDGLRAGIRGGVHLVGYVDERMHVLDPDPDFPLADERRLLAEYDVSAMGRLLIAERLAAGAAPPAALSARAQRAPELLEGIRRDVAAARHSRQLDAFTPGFGCLALPIRGPRGELVAGLVLSAPRVRIEQPGAVLEQLTAGTRELAPLLA, from the coding sequence GTGACCGAGCCGTCGCGCCACCCCCTCCCCCCGCCGGCCGACCTGCGCGCCCGGCAGCCCAAGGCCGTGCACAGCGCGCTGGCCGTGCTGGAGGAGGCGGCGCGCTGCGGCCCCGGCGTGACGGCGCAGCAGGTCTCCGACAACCTCGGTCTGCCCCGCGCCACGACCTACCGCCTGATCAACCTGCTGGTGCAGGACGAGTACCTCGTTCGCATGCCCGACCTCCGCGGCTTCACGCTCGGGCGCAAGGTCGTCGAGCTCGCGCACCGGGTGGCGCCTTCCGCGGTGCCCGCCTCGGCAGCGGCGGGGGTCACGGGGGCGCCGGTGCTGCCGCGCGCCGCGGTGCGCGTCGTCGACGGGCTGCGGGCGGGCATCCGGGGCGGCGTGCACCTCGTGGGCTACGTCGACGAACGGATGCACGTGCTCGACCCCGACCCCGACTTCCCCCTGGCCGACGAACGCCGGCTGCTCGCGGAGTACGACGTCTCGGCGATGGGCCGCCTGCTGATCGCCGAGCGCCTGGCCGCCGGAGCCGCGCCACCCGCCGCCCTCTCGGCCCGGGCGCAGCGCGCGCCCGAGCTGCTCGAGGGCATCCGCCGGGACGTGGCCGCGGCCCGGCACTCGCGGCAGCTCGACGCCTTCACCCCGGGCTTCGGCTGTCTGGCGCTTCCCATCCGCGGGCCGCGCGGCGAGCTCGTCGCCGGGCTCGTGCTCTCGGCCCCGCGCGTGCGGATCGAGCAGCCGGGCGCGGTGCTCGAGCAGCTCACGGCGGGCACGCGCGAACTCGCGCCGCTGCTGGCCTGA